A single window of Hemibagrus wyckioides isolate EC202008001 linkage group LG28, SWU_Hwy_1.0, whole genome shotgun sequence DNA harbors:
- the zmp:0000001168 gene encoding signal-induced proliferation-associated protein 1 isoform X2: MQSDDLFIRKFRRQSPRPTPVFEAKRAAVAEWPPRREGEGAEGESVTTPSRAGLNQRSVARGHIMQRSNSDVTLGDLDSAAKAGAKAVRSASEKSGQAGQGESSIVLHREYGSLSSLEKQSQPSEPCTDDQTVLSPNALRFKDPFLLLGLQETPSEPDDFFRSLDSPKPAKPPKPDALNKKSKPSPIQVTSTPCDQTSGGAWVRNFAHYDVQSILFDLGEAATSRDSVGRKKNITSGASAASQLRPLSQAPPASPSQTLGSGTVGTASTEEPEPCLLDEGDGNDNDLLLSCPHFRNEMGGEERAGLGKTQCCSGRWRSLQSPNDAVSVLEEPRESHVQQQGKSNYFIEHADLGARYYHKYFYMKDHQNFFGMDERLGPVAISFRREEKEGSSGAQHMYRIIFRTTELKTLRGSILEESVPSAARHTTPRGLSPKRLLEFILPDLNFHCLKLASTSPKVRDTLLKLDEQGLNFQRKVGVMYCRAGQSTEEDMYNNESAGPAFDEFLDLLGDRVRLKGWEKYRAQLDTKTDSTGTHSLYTRYQDYEIMFHVSTMLPYTANNTQQLLRKRHIGNDIVTIVFQEPGAMPFTPKTIRSHFQHVFIIVQVHEPCTENTYYRVAVTRSKDIPLFGPLFPKGARFPRSQAFRDFLLAKAINAENAAEKSEKFRSMATRTRQEYLKDLAENYVTTTPIDSSNKFPLLSLGGKRKDKLKGAKGAELHSAGALVWPVCASKDDDGHKLACLLGISTQFVVLIERCSKRVIFNCSCRDVIGWKAVTKTSIKGGPCLDIFYERGEAVSITVSESQTEDIKEVVQRLELVTRGCEALEVTPLRDNTGQPGFIMSAEGFVTDLQRFGYAESGGLQLSARIVRLCGHTLVHLSQDERTRMLRTAPKIHITVIPPDEDGKPRRSFSELYQKSIQDAESKSGEDHSGEAWVLDERDEEENEVEEEEREQEEEREQGEGEESDSVTQSDMREEEESRTPGMSGLLSPPSLPLLRATSLQDNPPSQALEITPSSLTRSYSLERTLPCQDICDGHVYDNVGLKVNRHIYDNPGELSDVTPDLILAVKPKVPLQEEGQVGIDVLGEERPSGSEASLRSAHMERNSRAERNSRALSIHNSISKILSETTDSSEEEWQSISDLATACKNILEALSREDRKAGDGTQAGADTLTQTDAKLKDIKDSDSPSHLEEKVSQLEAMLKRLQDDLQKSYFTEPVRLRDDRGRAGQAKETCLVIGQGEQRR, encoded by the exons ATGCAATCAGACGACCTCTTTATCCGCAAGTTCCGCCGACAGAGCCCACGTCCGACCCCGGTCTTTGAGGCCAAGCGGGCGGCGGTGGCGGAATGGCCGCCCAGGAGGGAGGGTGAGGGAGcagagggtgagagtgtgacaACACCCAGCAGGGCAGGTCTTAATCAGCGCTCAGTTGCTCGTGGCCACATCATGCAACGCAGCAACAGCGATGTCACTCTGGGAGATCTGGACTCAGCGGCAAAGGCAGGAGCAAAAGCAGTCAGGTCAGCAAGCGAAAAGTCCGGGCAAGCAGGACAGGGCGAGTCTAGTATAGTCCTCCACCGGGAATATGGGAGTCTTTCCTCATTAGAAAAGCAGAGCCAACCTTCAGAGCCCTGCACGGACGATCAAACGGTTCTCAGTCCCAACGCTCTTCGCTTTAAAGATCCGTTCTTGTTACTAGGACTCCAGGAAACACCGTCTGAACCAGACGACTTTTTCCGTTCACTAGACAGCCCAAAACCAGCCAAGCCCCCCAAACCTGATGCTCTAAACAAGAAATCAAAGCCATCACCCATTCAGGTCACGTCTACACCATGCGATCAGACATCCGGAGGTGCATGGGTGCGCAACTTTGCCCATTACGACGTGCAGAGCATCCTGTTTGACTTGGGTGAGGCGGCCACTAGCCGAGACAGCGTCGGCCGCAAGAAGAACATCACCTCAGGGGCATCGGCTGCCTCGCAACTCCGGCCTCTTTCCCAGGCTCCTCCTGCCTCACCCTCTCAGACTCTGGGCAGTGGGACTGTCGGGACTGCTAGCACAGAGGAACCAGAACCATGCCTGCTGGACGAAGGAGATGGCAATGACAATGATTTGCTGCTCAGCTGCCCGCACTTTAGAAACGAGATGGGAGGGGAAGAGAGGGCTGGATTGGGAAAAACCCAGTGTTGTAGCGGGCGATGGAGGAGTCTACAGAGCCCCAATGATGCTGTGTCAGTATTGGAGGAACCCAGAGAAAGCCATGTGCAGCAGCAGGGAAAGAGCAACTACTTCATCGAGCATGCAGACCTGGGGGCGCGTTACTACCACAAGTACTTCTATATGAAAG ACCACCAGAATTTCTTTGGCATGGACGAGCGCCTGGGGCCGGTGGCTATCAGTTTCCGGCGTGAGGAGAAAGAAGGTTCTAGTGGAGCTCAGCATATGTACAGGATCATCTTCAGGACCACAGAG CTTAAGACCCTTCGTGGCTCCATCCTGGAAGAGTCTGTACCATCTGCAGCACGGCACACAACCCCAAGAGGGCTTTCCCCCAAGAGACTTCTTGAGTTTATCCTCCCAGATCTCAACTTTCATTGTCTGAAGCTTGCCTCTACATCTCCTAAAGTTCGTGACACGCTGCTGAAGCTGGATGAGCAAGGG ctgaatTTCCAGCGTAAGGTAGGGGTGATGTATTGCCGAGCGGGACAGAGTACAGAGGAAGACATGTACAATAACGAGAGTGCCGGCCCGGCGTTCGACGAGTTCCTGGACCTGCTGGGAGACCGAGTGAGACTGAAGGGCTGGGAGAAATACAGAGCACAGCTCGACacaaaga CGGATTCCACTGGgacacactctctatacacacGCTATCAAGATTACGAGATCATGTTCCATGTTTCCACCATGCTCCCATACACagccaacaacacacaacag CTATTGAGGAAAAGACACATAGGGAACGATATTGTGACGATCGTCTTCCAAGAGCCAGGGGCCATGCCGTTCACCCCCAAAACCATCCGCTCTCACTTCCAGCACGTGTTCATAATCGTCCAAGTACACGAGCCCTGCACGGAAAACACCTACTATCG CGTCGCTGTTACCCGCTCCAAGGACATCCCTCTTTTTGGCCCACTTTTCCCCAAAGGAGCTCGCTTTCCACGCTCGCAAGCTTTCCGTGACTTCCTGCTCGCCAAGGCCATAAACGCTGAAAACGCAGCTGAGAAATCGGAGAAGTTCCGGTCGATGGCCACACGCACGCGTCAGGAATATCTAAAGGACCTAGCAGAGAACTACGTCACCACCACGCCTATCGACTCATCCAACAAGTTTCCCCTGCTTTCCCTGGGAGGCAAGCGCAAAGACAAGCTGAAGGGTGCTAAAGGAGCAGAGCTCCACAGTGCCGGCGCTCTGGTATGGCCCGTCTGCGCCAGCAAGGATGACGACGGGCACAAACTGGCCTGTCTGTTGGGCATCTCCACCCAGTTCGTGGTGCTGATCGAACGCTGCAGCAAGCGGGTCATCTTTAACTGCTCGTGCCGTGACGTGATCGGGTGGAAAGCAGTAACCAAGACCAGCATCAAGGGTGGGCCTTGTCTGGATATTTTCTACGAGAGGGGCGAGGCCGTCTCGATTACAGTGTCAGAGAGCCAGACGGAGGATATTAAAGAGGTGGTGCAGAGGCTTGAG CTGGTGACAAGAGGATGTGAGGCACTTGAAGTCACCCCTCTGAGGGACAACACGGGCCAGCCGGGCTTCATCATGAGTGCAGAGGGCTTCGTGACGGATCTGCAGCGCTTCGGTTACGCCGAGAGCGGAGGCCTACAGCTGAGCGCACGTATAGTGAGACTCTGTGGACACACGCTCGTCCACCTGAGCCAGGACGAGAGAACGAGGATGCTGCGTACGGCGCCCAAAATTCACATCACCGTCATCCCACCCGACGAGGACGGCAAGCCTcgcag gagcttTTCTGAACTCTATCAGAAGTCCATCCAAGATGCAGAGAGCAAGTCTGGCGAGGACCACTCAGGCGAGGCCTGGGTCCTGGACGAGCGAGACGAAGAGGAGAATGAGgttgaagaggaagagagagagcaggaggaggagcggGAGCAGGGCGAAGGGGAGGAGTCAGACAGCGTGACCCAATCAGATATGAGggaggaagaagagagcagaactCCAGGCATGAGTGGCTTACTCTCTCCACCCAGTTTGCCTCTTCTCAGAGCTACATCGCTGCAAGACAATCCTCCATCACAGGCGCTGGAAATCACTCCGTCCTCTCTCACACGCAGCTACTCACTCGAGAGAACCCTGCCCTGTCAGGACATCTGTGAtgg gCATGTGTATGATAACGTTGGGTTGAAGGTGAACAGGCATATCTACGATAATCCCGGAGAGCTGAGCGACGTGACCCCTGACCTCATACTGGCTGTCAAACCAAAGGTTCCTCTCCAAGAAGAGGGACAG gTTGGAATAGATGTGCTGGGTGAGGAGAGACCATCGGGCAGTGAGGCATCTCTTCGCTCAGCACACATGGAGAGGAACTCCAGAGCGGAGAGGAACTCCAGAGCGTTGAGCATCCATAACTCCATCAGCAAGA